One segment of Mus pahari chromosome 11, PAHARI_EIJ_v1.1, whole genome shotgun sequence DNA contains the following:
- the Dnajc21 gene encoding dnaJ homolog subfamily C member 21: MKCHYEALGVRRDASEEELKKAYRKLALRWHPDKNLDNAAEAAEQFKLIQAAYDVLSDPQERAWYDNHREALLKGGLDGEYQDDSLDLLHYFTVTCYSGYGDDEKGFYAVYRVVFELIAKEELECMSEGDVEDFPTFGDSQSDYDTVVHPFYAHWQSFCTQKNFSWKEEYDTRQASNRWEKRAMEKENKKIRDRARKEKNEVVRQLVAFIRKRDKRVQAHRKLVEEQNAEKARKAEEMRRQQKLKQAKLAEQYREQSWMTMANLEKELQEMEARYEKEFGDGSDENEVEDQEPRNGLDGKDSDEAEEAELYDDLYCPACDKSFKTEKAMKNHEKSKKHREMVALLKQQLEEEEEQFSGAQMDENGSNANSEEEMEDTSKQKLSKKQKKKKQKSAPNFDNNFNENGTEEGGKMAPEQTKSNEDNAKELENRPQENTCITETTEACEEPKSEAKSVPKSKGKKTKDVKKSVKVPAEPQPVSDVLISCATCHSEFPSRNKLFDHLKATGHARAPSATASLNSVTSSRNKKEKRRNR, translated from the exons ATGAAGTGTCACTACGAGGCGCTGGGGGTGCGGCGCGACGCCAGCGAGGAGGAGCTCAAGAAGGCCTATCGAAAGCTGGCCCTGAGGTGGCACCCGG ATAAAAACCTGGATAATGCCGCAGAAGCAGCTGAGCAGTTTAAATTAATCCAAGCTGCATATGACGTCTTAAGTGACCCTCAGGAAAGAGCGTG GTACGATAACCATAGAGAGGCCTTACTTAAAGGAGGGCTTGATGGGGAATATCAAGATGACAGCCTAGATCTGCTTCATTATTTCACGGTCACCTGTTATTCTGGTTATGGGGACGATGAAAAG gGGTTCTATGCAGTGTATCGTGTTGTCTTTGAGCTGATTGCAAAGGAAGAACTGGAGTGTATGTCAGAGGGAGATGTTGAGGATTTTCCAACCTTCGGCGACTCCCAGAGCGACTATGACACG GTGGTGCACCCTTTCTACGCTCACTGGCAGAGTTTCTGCACACAGAAGAATTTTTCCTGGAAGGAAGAGTATGATACCCGGCAAGCCTCGAACCGCTGGGAAAAACgagcaatggaaaaagaaaacaaaaaaattcgagacagagcaaggaaggagaaaaatgaagtggTGCGCCAGCTGGTAGCCTTCATTCGTAAACGAGATAAGAGAGTGCAGGCCCATCGGAAGCTTGTGGAGGAGCAGAACGCAGAGAAGGCAAGGAAGGCCGAGGAGATGAGGAGGCAGCAGAAGCTGAAGCAAGCCAA GCTGGCGGAGCagtacagagagcagagctggatgACCATGGCCAATTTGGAGAAGGAGCTCCAGGAGATGGAAGCAAGGTACGAAAAGGAGTTTGGAGATGGATCAGATGAAAACGAAGTGGAGGATCAGGAGCCCAGAAATGGATTGGATG GTAAGGACAGTGATGAGGCCGAGGAGGCTGAGCTTTACGACGACCTTTACTGCCCAGCTTGTGACAAATCCTTCAAGACAGAAAAGGC CATGAAGAATCACGAGAAGTCAAAGAAACATCGGGAAATGGTTGCCTTGTTAAAGCAgcagttggaggaggaggaggaacagtttTCAGGAGCTCAAATGGATGAAAATGGATCGAATGCCAATtctgaggaagaaatggaagatacATCAAAGCAGAA GCTTtctaaaaaacagaagaaaaagaaacagaaatcagcaCCG AATTTTGATAACAATTTCAATGAAAATGGAactgaagaaggaggaaagatggcTCCAGAACAGACTAAGTCAAATGAAGACAATGCCAAAGAATTAGAAAATAGGCCCCAAGAAAATACCTGTATTACAGAGACCACAGAAGCCTGTGAGGAACCAAAAAGTGAAGCTAAAAG tGTTCCTaaatccaaaggaaagaaaaccaaagatgtGAAAAAATCTGTCAAAGTACCTGCTGAACCACAACCAGTG AGTGATGTCCTCATCAGCTGTGCAACTTGCCACAGTGAATTTCCATCCCGGAATAAACTGTTTGATCATCTAAAGGCTACTGGTCATGCAAGAGCACCTTCAGCAACAGCATCTTTAAACAGTGTAACTAGtagtagaaacaagaaagagaagcgTAGAAATAGATAG